In Paenibacillus sp. 1781tsa1, one DNA window encodes the following:
- a CDS encoding aldo/keto reductase family oxidoreductase, with product MSYAQLPLHHHQIPASRMVLGCMRFGGEWDGLPITSDLVVEGHRAVEAAIEIGINHFDLADIYTRGKAEYVLGRVLSETPGLREQIIIQSKCGIRLVGDDEGPQRYDTSGAHILASVDGILERLGIDYLDILLLHRPDPLAHPQEIGEALAELHHSGKVRHFGVSNMGSEQIRLLQLHSKVPLIVNQLEMSLDKIGFVEAGVTVNRPQARDNVFPYGTMEYCQAEHIQLQAWGPLAQGRFTGRIVEGQRPEIEHTAGLVDRMAKERGVTPESIVLAWLMKHPAGIQPVIGSIRPERILACRDATNMELTRYEWYELYSASCGRRM from the coding sequence ATGTCTTACGCACAACTTCCTTTGCATCACCACCAGATTCCGGCAAGTCGAATGGTTCTTGGCTGTATGCGGTTTGGGGGTGAATGGGATGGTCTCCCCATTACTTCAGATCTTGTCGTGGAAGGTCATCGAGCGGTAGAAGCAGCTATCGAAATAGGCATTAATCACTTTGATCTGGCGGACATTTACACACGTGGTAAGGCAGAGTATGTGTTGGGGAGAGTTTTATCTGAAACTCCTGGCTTGCGTGAACAGATCATTATACAGTCGAAGTGTGGTATACGTCTTGTAGGTGATGATGAAGGACCACAGCGTTATGACACCTCAGGTGCACATATCCTGGCGAGTGTGGACGGTATTCTGGAACGACTCGGGATCGATTATCTGGATATTTTGCTGTTACACCGTCCTGATCCACTAGCCCATCCACAAGAGATTGGAGAAGCACTGGCTGAGCTGCATCATTCCGGTAAAGTGCGCCATTTTGGTGTGTCCAACATGGGTTCTGAACAGATTCGTCTTCTTCAGCTCCATAGTAAAGTACCTCTGATTGTGAACCAGTTGGAGATGAGTCTGGACAAAATCGGATTCGTAGAAGCTGGTGTGACGGTAAATCGACCCCAAGCGAGAGATAACGTATTTCCCTATGGCACGATGGAATATTGTCAGGCAGAGCATATTCAACTGCAGGCTTGGGGTCCACTTGCTCAAGGGCGATTTACCGGTAGGATCGTCGAAGGACAACGCCCGGAGATTGAACATACGGCTGGGCTGGTTGATCGAATGGCCAAGGAGCGAGGTGTGACACCGGAATCTATTGTACTGGCTTGGTTAATGAAGCATCCAGCAGGGATTCAGCCTGTCATTGGTTCGATCCGACCAGAACGTATTCTGGCCTGTCGTGATGCAACGAATATGGAGCTTACCCGTTATGAGTGGTACGAGCTGTATTCCGCTTCATGCGGGCGTAGAATGTAA
- a CDS encoding HPr family phosphocarrier protein, with product MRVHEFMIHADFHRDDLMSVSSQASRFSSDIILSYMESEHEHRVDVKSLLGMALLPIRYGSVVRLQTRGRDELEALEYMLNVLEKGTA from the coding sequence GTGAGAGTACATGAATTTATGATTCACGCTGATTTTCATCGGGATGATCTGATGTCGGTATCTTCTCAAGCGTCACGTTTTTCCTCGGATATTATTTTGTCGTATATGGAGTCTGAACATGAGCATCGTGTAGATGTCAAAAGCCTGCTTGGAATGGCGTTACTACCCATTCGATATGGTAGTGTTGTCAGATTACAGACAAGGGGCAGGGATGAACTGGAAGCTTTGGAGTACATGTTGAATGTACTGGAGAAAGGGACGGCGTGA
- a CDS encoding MFS transporter: MSSTLKIYVLALVSFLVGTSEYVIAGILDRIADTMNISLIAAGQLITIFSLVYALGTPVIIALTSRWDRRKLLLYFLGLFVVANVLAYLLPGYGLFVAARVLMALGAGVVVVTALTVASQIAAEGKQASAIATVITGFTASLIVGVPLGRLVAASWDWKLVFAGIAVLGILSMLVIAAAIPPSKAEASVPLKKQLSLLKQPRIGLALLVTFFWLGGYSIAYTYISPYLVTVAGMNEALLSSALLAFGIASLIGSKVGGFSADRWGVKRTLVTGMTVHIVSLVLLIITASSHFAVFLVLILWSFAAWSSGPTQQYNLVTMAPESSGIMLSLNSSVMQLAMAAGAGIGGIAVSSISLSSITWIGAVGVVVAVIIVIGSYRSSSNKSTQIDASHNVA, encoded by the coding sequence ATGTCTTCTACGCTTAAAATCTATGTTCTTGCCTTGGTCAGCTTCCTTGTAGGAACGTCCGAATATGTCATTGCCGGCATTTTGGATCGCATTGCAGATACCATGAATATCTCTTTGATCGCTGCCGGGCAGCTCATTACGATTTTTTCGCTCGTCTATGCGCTTGGTACACCTGTCATTATTGCACTGACTTCGCGCTGGGATCGTCGCAAGCTGTTGCTGTACTTCCTTGGTCTGTTCGTTGTAGCTAATGTACTTGCTTATCTGTTGCCGGGCTATGGACTGTTCGTCGCAGCACGTGTCTTGATGGCTCTGGGTGCGGGAGTCGTTGTTGTCACGGCGTTAACGGTCGCTTCCCAAATAGCTGCCGAGGGCAAACAGGCTAGCGCAATCGCCACAGTAATCACTGGATTTACAGCTTCATTGATTGTTGGCGTTCCGCTTGGAAGGCTTGTGGCTGCATCCTGGGATTGGAAGCTTGTTTTCGCCGGCATTGCCGTTCTCGGCATTCTCTCCATGCTGGTTATTGCGGCTGCCATTCCGCCTTCAAAAGCGGAAGCGTCTGTCCCGCTGAAGAAACAACTGTCTTTGCTCAAACAGCCACGAATTGGTTTGGCACTGCTGGTGACATTTTTCTGGTTAGGTGGTTATTCCATTGCTTACACGTATATCTCACCTTATCTCGTAACCGTTGCAGGAATGAACGAAGCACTACTCAGTTCAGCTTTACTCGCATTCGGTATAGCTAGTCTGATCGGTTCAAAAGTAGGAGGATTCAGTGCTGACAGATGGGGTGTCAAACGTACGTTGGTTACAGGCATGACAGTGCATATCGTGAGTCTGGTCCTGCTGATTATAACGGCAAGCTCTCATTTCGCTGTTTTCCTTGTTCTGATTTTGTGGTCTTTTGCCGCATGGTCTTCGGGTCCAACTCAGCAGTATAACCTTGTCACCATGGCTCCCGAATCCTCAGGTATTATGCTTAGTCTAAATAGTTCGGTCATGCAATTAGCTATGGCCGCCGGAGCAGGTATTGGTGGCATCGCGGTCAGCAGCATTTCATTGTCATCCATTACCTGGATTGGGGCTGTCGGGGTCGTTGTGGCCGTCATCATTGTTATTGGCTCGTACCGTTCATCATCTAATAAAAGCACACAAATTGATGCATCACACAACGTTGCATGA
- a CDS encoding cytochrome P450, producing the protein MKPNESNESSRPAFFTKEFTHNPYPVYEKLRKDEPVFRVMFPHGEFGWIITRYEDAVQILKDPRFSKDVVRRYGAENQSIFSNNMLFSDPPDHKRLRGLVQKAFTPKLVANMRSHIQDIADDLLDNLPSQEKMNLIDDFAFPLPIIVISEILGVPAQDRDQFRIWSNTVIDASTAESAELFEQHSKEFTDYLTAWFAKVRQDPGTDLISQLVIAEESGQQLTEKELLGVVSLLIIAGHETTVNLIGNGILALLEHPEQRELLINQPELIHNAIEEMLRYNGPVEFSTSRWALEDIEFRGEHIAQGELVIVALDSANRDEQQFKDADIFDITREKSSHLAFGKGIHLCLGAPLARLEGEIAVSTLLNRFPNIQLQADVNELEWRPGMIVRGVKEIPVQLK; encoded by the coding sequence TTGAAACCAAATGAATCGAACGAATCCTCAAGGCCAGCGTTTTTTACCAAAGAATTCACGCATAACCCTTACCCGGTGTATGAAAAGTTAAGAAAAGATGAACCCGTTTTCAGAGTCATGTTTCCTCATGGGGAATTTGGCTGGATTATTACCCGATACGAGGATGCAGTGCAGATACTGAAAGATCCTCGCTTCAGCAAAGACGTGGTCCGACGTTACGGCGCTGAAAATCAAAGCATTTTCTCGAATAATATGTTGTTCTCCGATCCACCAGATCATAAACGTCTTCGGGGACTTGTGCAAAAAGCATTCACGCCCAAACTGGTCGCAAACATGAGAAGCCATATTCAGGACATTGCTGATGATCTGCTGGACAATCTCCCGTCACAGGAAAAAATGAATCTGATCGATGACTTTGCCTTCCCGCTGCCCATCATTGTTATTAGTGAAATTCTGGGAGTCCCTGCCCAGGATCGTGACCAATTCCGCATATGGTCCAATACGGTAATCGATGCTTCCACAGCGGAGAGCGCTGAGCTGTTTGAGCAGCATTCCAAGGAGTTTACGGATTATCTTACAGCCTGGTTCGCGAAAGTACGCCAAGACCCGGGCACAGATCTGATCAGCCAGCTCGTCATTGCAGAAGAATCCGGGCAGCAGTTAACTGAAAAAGAACTGCTTGGCGTGGTCTCCTTATTAATCATTGCCGGTCATGAAACAACCGTTAATCTCATCGGTAATGGGATTCTCGCCCTGTTAGAGCATCCGGAGCAACGCGAACTGCTCATCAATCAGCCCGAGCTTATTCACAATGCCATTGAAGAGATGCTGCGTTATAACGGGCCCGTGGAGTTCAGCACATCTCGCTGGGCTCTGGAAGATATTGAATTCCGTGGAGAGCATATCGCTCAAGGTGAACTTGTCATTGTTGCACTTGATTCCGCCAACCGGGACGAACAGCAGTTTAAGGATGCTGATATCTTTGACATTACCCGCGAAAAAAGTTCACATCTGGCTTTTGGCAAAGGTATTCATCTCTGCCTCGGAGCGCCGCTTGCTCGTCTGGAAGGTGAGATTGCAGTCAGTACACTTCTGAATCGTTTTCCAAATATACAGCTTCAGGCAGATGTGAATGAACTGGAATGGAGACCTGGCATGATTGTTCGTGGTGTCAAGGAAATCCCGGTTCAACTTAAATAA
- a CDS encoding helix-turn-helix transcriptional regulator: MMQPNSNELEQVVKIHKALGEQTRYKIIQILSGESNLCPADLESRLVTVALSTLSHHLKQLSDCGLLTSQKKGTYIYYSLNTETAQKFVPYLLNK, translated from the coding sequence ATGATGCAACCAAACTCGAATGAACTTGAACAAGTGGTCAAAATTCATAAAGCACTTGGTGAGCAAACACGCTACAAAATCATTCAGATTCTATCAGGCGAAAGCAATCTGTGTCCTGCCGATCTGGAGAGTCGCCTTGTTACCGTTGCCCTATCGACTCTGTCTCATCACCTGAAACAGCTTTCCGATTGCGGCCTGCTCACATCGCAGAAGAAAGGTACGTATATCTACTACAGCCTGAACACGGAGACCGCACAGAAGTTTGTTCCCTATCTGTTAAATAAATAA
- a CDS encoding NAD(P)-dependent alcohol dehydrogenase, whose amino-acid sequence MGQHQLPETMKAAVMTEPGHIIIEEQPVPQPAADEVLIQVMAVGVCGSDVHYFEHGRIGRFVVEKPIILGHECAGIIAAVGSNVSRLKTGDRVAIEPGVTCGRCTACKEGRYNLCPEVQFLATPPVDGAFVQYMVMREDMVFPIPDHLSYEEAAMNEPFSVGIHAARRSKLAPGTTLAIMGMGPVGLMAVAAAKSFGVEKIIVTDLEEVRLEAARRMGATHAINVRNEDALAVIRGLTGGVGVDTAWETAGNPKALQSALYSLRRGGKLAIVGLPAQDEIALNVPFIADNEVDIYGIFRYANTYPAGIEFLSSGQHDVMSLITDRYSLEETQQAMERALHNKSGSLKVMVYPNGR is encoded by the coding sequence ATGGGACAACATCAACTGCCCGAGACCATGAAGGCCGCGGTCATGACAGAGCCAGGACACATCATTATTGAGGAACAACCCGTCCCGCAACCGGCAGCGGATGAGGTGTTAATCCAGGTGATGGCTGTCGGGGTGTGCGGCTCGGATGTGCATTATTTTGAACATGGACGCATTGGCAGATTTGTGGTGGAAAAACCGATCATTCTGGGTCATGAGTGTGCGGGGATCATTGCTGCTGTTGGCTCGAACGTATCACGTCTGAAAACAGGGGATCGGGTTGCTATTGAGCCCGGGGTGACTTGCGGACGTTGCACGGCATGCAAGGAAGGTCGCTATAACCTGTGCCCGGAAGTACAATTTCTGGCGACCCCTCCGGTGGATGGGGCATTTGTACAATACATGGTGATGCGTGAAGATATGGTGTTCCCGATTCCGGATCATCTGTCCTATGAGGAAGCAGCTATGAACGAGCCATTCTCTGTTGGTATTCACGCTGCACGCCGTAGCAAGTTGGCTCCGGGTACAACGCTGGCGATTATGGGCATGGGTCCCGTTGGACTCATGGCCGTGGCTGCTGCCAAATCTTTTGGTGTAGAGAAGATCATTGTAACGGATCTGGAGGAAGTTAGGCTGGAAGCGGCTCGCCGCATGGGTGCCACTCATGCCATTAATGTGCGGAATGAAGATGCGCTTGCTGTGATTCGCGGGTTAACAGGTGGTGTGGGTGTCGATACCGCATGGGAAACAGCGGGCAATCCAAAGGCGCTACAATCCGCTCTGTACTCACTTCGACGCGGAGGCAAACTTGCGATTGTGGGTCTGCCTGCACAGGATGAGATCGCACTCAATGTTCCATTTATCGCGGACAATGAAGTTGATATCTATGGCATATTCCGTTATGCCAACACGTATCCGGCAGGTATTGAGTTCCTGAGCTCCGGTCAGCATGACGTAATGTCCCTGATTACGGATCGTTATTCGCTTGAAGAGACACAGCAGGCGATGGAGCGTGCATTACACAATAAGAGCGGTAGTCTGAAGGTCATGGTATATCCGAACGGCAGATAA
- the poxB gene encoding ubiquinone-dependent pyruvate dehydrogenase, producing MKKTVADVLVESLLNAGIKRIYGIVGDSLNAVLDSIRRSGKIEWIHVRHEEVAAFAAGADAEVSGSIAVCAGSSGPGNMHLINGLYDCHRNRVPVLAIAAHIPSDEIGSEYFQATHPEYLFQECSDYCEVITTAKQMPRSLTMAIQTAVARSGVSVVVLPGDVAGLEAADLPVPEHVYHATNPVVHPSEPELVKLAEYLNQGKKITLLCGAGCAGAREPLMQLCDRLKSPMVIALRGKEYLEYDNPYSVGLTGLIGYSSGYHAMMDCDVLLMLGTDFPYRQFYPEDAKVLQVDIQSSHLGRRTKLDYGVCGDVKATIETLLPYLTEEHSDKHLRKSVDRYVKVRKELDELAVGKPGKKPIHPQYLTKIISDAAAENAIFTCDVGTPTVWAARYIEMSRNRRLLGSFSHGTMANALPQAIGAQVADPGRQVISLSGDGGITMLMGDLLTLKQHNLPIKVVVFNNGALGFVELEMKAAGFLESGTELVNPNFAMVAQAMGMEGIRVEDPGELEGAMQRALQHDGPVLIDVVVNRQELSLPPKIEFKQAEGFTLWMMKAVLNGRGDEIIELAKTNLLR from the coding sequence ATGAAAAAAACAGTCGCGGACGTTCTGGTTGAATCCTTATTGAACGCTGGCATCAAACGCATATATGGAATTGTCGGAGACTCCTTGAATGCAGTACTTGACTCCATCCGTCGTTCAGGCAAGATCGAGTGGATTCATGTGCGGCATGAAGAAGTGGCTGCATTTGCTGCCGGGGCAGACGCTGAGGTCAGTGGAAGTATCGCTGTCTGCGCAGGGAGCAGCGGTCCTGGTAACATGCATCTGATTAACGGTCTGTACGACTGTCATCGCAATCGTGTACCTGTACTCGCCATCGCTGCACATATCCCAAGTGACGAGATTGGCAGTGAATACTTTCAGGCGACTCATCCGGAGTATCTGTTTCAGGAATGCAGCGATTATTGTGAAGTGATTACAACAGCGAAGCAGATGCCTCGTTCCCTTACGATGGCGATCCAGACAGCAGTCGCACGTTCAGGTGTATCTGTCGTAGTATTACCGGGGGATGTAGCTGGACTGGAAGCGGCGGATCTGCCTGTGCCTGAGCATGTGTATCATGCGACCAATCCTGTGGTGCATCCTTCTGAGCCGGAACTCGTAAAACTGGCGGAATACCTGAATCAAGGCAAAAAAATTACGTTATTGTGCGGTGCAGGCTGCGCGGGCGCTCGGGAACCCCTTATGCAGCTCTGTGATCGGTTGAAATCCCCCATGGTTATTGCGTTAAGAGGTAAGGAATATTTGGAGTATGACAACCCTTATTCCGTCGGCCTTACCGGCCTAATCGGGTATTCATCCGGTTATCATGCCATGATGGACTGTGATGTATTATTGATGCTGGGAACGGATTTCCCGTACCGTCAATTCTATCCCGAAGATGCAAAAGTGCTTCAGGTCGACATTCAATCTTCCCATCTCGGTCGGCGTACGAAGCTAGATTACGGCGTATGTGGGGATGTAAAAGCGACCATTGAAACTTTGCTTCCATATCTAACAGAAGAACACAGTGACAAACATCTGCGTAAAAGTGTGGATCGTTATGTGAAAGTACGTAAAGAACTGGACGAGTTAGCCGTTGGAAAACCGGGTAAAAAGCCTATCCATCCGCAGTACCTGACCAAGATCATAAGTGATGCCGCAGCAGAAAATGCCATCTTCACCTGTGATGTCGGTACTCCAACAGTATGGGCGGCCCGTTATATCGAGATGAGCCGCAACCGCAGGCTGCTCGGTTCATTCAGTCACGGTACGATGGCCAATGCGCTGCCACAAGCGATTGGTGCCCAGGTCGCTGATCCAGGCAGACAAGTCATCTCGTTGTCGGGTGATGGTGGTATCACGATGCTGATGGGTGATCTGTTGACATTAAAACAGCATAATCTGCCGATTAAAGTGGTGGTGTTTAATAATGGAGCCCTTGGTTTTGTTGAGCTGGAGATGAAAGCTGCCGGATTCCTGGAATCCGGAACAGAGCTTGTCAATCCCAACTTTGCGATGGTTGCTCAGGCCATGGGCATGGAAGGCATTCGGGTTGAGGATCCGGGTGAACTGGAAGGAGCTATGCAGCGTGCGCTTCAGCATGATGGTCCTGTACTAATTGATGTTGTGGTGAATCGACAGGAATTGTCTTTGCCACCGAAGATTGAGTTCAAACAGGCGGAAGGGTTCACCTTATGGATGATGAAAGCCGTGCTGAACGGACGCGGTGACGAAATCATCGAATTGGCAAAAACCAATTTGCTAAGATAG
- a CDS encoding type B 50S ribosomal protein L31 → MPKVDIHPKTQLVIFYDASADFKFLSSSTKFSNETMEWEDGNSYPVIRVDTSSASHPFFTGKQRNVDIGGRVDKFNRKYNINK, encoded by the coding sequence ATGCCAAAAGTTGACATCCATCCAAAGACACAACTCGTAATTTTTTACGATGCAAGTGCTGATTTCAAATTCCTGAGTTCTTCCACGAAGTTCTCTAACGAAACTATGGAATGGGAAGACGGTAACTCTTACCCAGTAATCCGTGTGGACACTAGTTCCGCATCCCACCCGTTCTTTACTGGTAAACAAAGAAACGTGGATATCGGTGGCCGTGTTGATAAATTTAACCGTAAATACAACATCAACAAATAA
- a CDS encoding AAA family ATPase — protein MEMLKPPAEILYEVELRALREEDQGKRPPNWLLSPAYVRDFIIGRDKPALFNGEEIPITRKFYGNDVLIERAVVTLAGNRGLMLVGEPGTAKTMLSELLTAAISGTSLNTIQGTAGTTEDMIKYSWNYAMLLDKGPSEAALVPSPLYNGMKKGILTRFEEITRCPAEAQDSLISILSDKVMSIPELDGGVLFAQPGFNVIATANIRDKGVNEMSGALKRRFNFETIKPIHNVKMEAKIIESQARSLLLHSGIDIEINPDVVELLATTFMELRTGMTREGYKLDTPQASMSTAEAVSVYVQSAMTSYYYEDKAIALDRLVQNMLGTIAKENDKDLSILKTYFSKVVKERSREEGMWKDYYEERKWIG, from the coding sequence ATGGAGATGCTTAAACCACCCGCCGAGATATTATACGAGGTTGAATTACGTGCACTGCGAGAAGAGGATCAGGGAAAACGTCCCCCGAACTGGCTGTTATCTCCCGCCTATGTGCGCGATTTTATTATTGGCAGGGATAAGCCAGCGCTATTCAATGGTGAAGAAATCCCGATTACCCGCAAATTTTATGGCAATGACGTGTTGATCGAACGTGCAGTAGTCACTCTGGCAGGCAATCGGGGATTAATGCTTGTGGGAGAACCCGGAACAGCCAAGACCATGCTTAGCGAACTTCTGACCGCAGCGATATCCGGCACCAGCCTGAACACGATTCAAGGTACAGCAGGCACAACAGAAGATATGATCAAGTATTCATGGAATTACGCCATGTTGCTGGATAAAGGCCCTTCGGAAGCGGCGCTTGTACCATCGCCGTTATATAACGGAATGAAGAAAGGCATTCTTACCCGATTTGAAGAGATTACACGTTGTCCCGCTGAAGCGCAGGATAGTCTGATCAGTATTCTCAGTGACAAGGTCATGAGTATTCCTGAACTGGATGGCGGTGTACTGTTTGCCCAGCCGGGATTTAACGTTATTGCTACAGCCAATATTCGGGATAAAGGTGTAAACGAGATGAGCGGTGCGTTGAAAAGGCGTTTTAATTTCGAAACGATCAAGCCCATTCATAACGTGAAGATGGAAGCCAAAATTATTGAATCCCAGGCACGAAGCCTGTTATTACATAGTGGAATTGATATTGAAATTAACCCGGATGTGGTTGAATTGCTGGCTACAACATTTATGGAACTGCGCACCGGCATGACACGGGAAGGCTACAAGCTCGATACACCTCAAGCCTCCATGAGTACGGCAGAAGCAGTGTCTGTCTATGTCCAGAGTGCGATGACTTCCTATTACTACGAAGACAAGGCTATTGCGCTGGATCGGTTAGTGCAGAATATGCTGGGGACCATTGCAAAGGAAAACGACAAGGATCTGTCCATTCT
- a CDS encoding SDR family NAD(P)-dependent oxidoreductase has protein sequence MSHAGKVAIITGAGSGLGQAAALKLAEKGASIVVVDLVEETGLETVKQIEKLGSKAIFVQADVSKAPEVENYVKKAVEEFGRIDMFFNNAGIAGPGIKLIEHTIEQFDQIIDINLRSVFYGLKYVITEMLKTGGGSILNTASTAGIVGVPAVAPYAATKHGVVGLTRTAAIEYGKDNIRVNAIAPGTIETPMVVQFGKDNPEVFKATVDSIPSGRLGRPEEIANLVSFLLGDEAPYINGAVYPIDGAVTAQ, from the coding sequence ATGAGTCACGCAGGAAAAGTAGCCATTATCACTGGAGCAGGAAGTGGATTGGGCCAAGCAGCAGCGCTAAAGCTGGCTGAGAAGGGCGCATCCATTGTCGTCGTGGATCTTGTCGAAGAGACAGGTCTTGAAACGGTTAAGCAGATTGAGAAGCTGGGAAGTAAAGCTATTTTTGTCCAAGCAGATGTGAGTAAAGCACCTGAAGTTGAGAATTATGTGAAAAAAGCAGTCGAAGAGTTCGGACGAATCGACATGTTCTTTAATAATGCAGGTATTGCGGGTCCTGGGATCAAGTTGATTGAACATACGATCGAGCAGTTTGACCAGATTATTGATATTAACCTGAGAAGTGTATTCTACGGGTTGAAGTATGTGATTACGGAAATGCTTAAAACAGGTGGGGGTTCCATTCTGAACACAGCCTCTACAGCCGGTATTGTTGGTGTACCCGCGGTTGCACCTTACGCAGCAACCAAACATGGCGTGGTCGGCTTGACACGCACAGCTGCAATTGAATACGGCAAGGACAATATTCGTGTGAACGCTATTGCGCCAGGCACGATTGAGACACCGATGGTTGTTCAGTTTGGTAAAGATAATCCTGAAGTGTTCAAAGCAACGGTTGACAGCATTCCATCTGGACGCCTTGGCAGACCGGAAGAGATCGCGAACCTGGTTTCCTTCCTGCTTGGAGATGAAGCGCCATATATCAATGGTGCAGTATATCCGATCGATGGTGCAGTAACAGCCCAATAA
- a CDS encoding Dabb family protein, whose translation MSSITHMVTFTLYAGKDTPEAEAFLKESSDALAVIPGVEQFRVLRQVSEKNEFDYSFSMVFADQAAYDAYNNHPVHRQYVEERWEKEVSRFQEIDLIQHNH comes from the coding sequence ATGAGCAGCATTACACATATGGTAACGTTTACACTATACGCAGGTAAAGATACACCGGAGGCAGAAGCCTTTTTGAAGGAAAGTTCGGATGCACTGGCTGTCATTCCTGGGGTAGAGCAATTTCGGGTTCTGAGACAGGTAAGTGAGAAGAATGAATTTGACTACAGCTTCTCTATGGTCTTTGCGGATCAGGCTGCGTATGATGCATACAACAATCACCCGGTTCACCGTCAATATGTAGAAGAGCGTTGGGAAAAGGAAGTCAGTCGCTTCCAGGAAATTGATCTAATCCAGCATAATCATTAA
- a CDS encoding ribosomal protein L7/L12 produces MEINNLVWIVLLLLILVLLVRVTSLQRQLNELKRDVERLENGSTAIASPRSDFNYTLSPKEESPSHTSPPGHTDLDQELIALVQKGNKIVAIKRLREARGLSLKEAKDYVDSLHR; encoded by the coding sequence ATGGAAATAAACAACTTGGTATGGATCGTTCTGCTGCTTCTGATCCTTGTTTTACTGGTCAGAGTCACCAGCCTGCAACGCCAATTGAATGAATTGAAAAGAGATGTGGAACGTCTGGAGAATGGTTCAACCGCAATCGCCAGCCCACGCTCCGATTTCAATTACACCTTGTCGCCGAAGGAAGAATCTCCTTCCCACACAAGCCCACCAGGCCATACTGATCTGGATCAGGAGCTGATTGCACTTGTACAAAAAGGGAATAAAATAGTGGCCATCAAACGACTGCGTGAAGCCAGAGGTCTATCGTTAAAAGAAGCCAAAGACTATGTTGATTCCCTACATCGGTAA
- a CDS encoding SDR family NAD(P)-dependent oxidoreductase translates to MQLDLTGKTALVTGATGQLGRVIARTLANCGANLALHYINNDTKARELQGEIEALGRKAVIVQGDITKQDTAFRMRDEIHPVLGGVDIVVANAVIQYEWTTVLEQSPEDYLSQFESCVMQSVYLAKAFIPHMQNVKAGRFIGINTECAMQNFAHQSAYTAGKRGMDGVYRVLAKEVGEYQITVNQVAPGWTISERDRSSEPGHDEAYTRTVPLKRRGEDQEIANAVAFLASDLSSFITGAYIPVSGGNVMPAI, encoded by the coding sequence ATGCAATTGGATCTCACCGGAAAAACAGCTCTGGTTACAGGCGCAACCGGACAACTTGGGAGAGTGATCGCACGCACGTTGGCCAACTGTGGAGCCAATCTGGCTCTACATTACATAAATAATGATACCAAGGCTCGGGAGCTTCAGGGTGAGATTGAAGCACTTGGTCGTAAGGCTGTAATTGTACAGGGAGATATTACCAAGCAGGATACGGCATTTCGGATGCGTGATGAAATTCATCCTGTCCTCGGCGGTGTGGATATCGTCGTTGCCAATGCGGTCATTCAATATGAATGGACAACGGTGTTGGAACAGTCTCCTGAAGATTATTTGAGCCAGTTCGAGTCCTGTGTTATGCAAAGTGTATATCTTGCCAAAGCTTTCATTCCACATATGCAAAACGTCAAAGCCGGCCGCTTTATTGGCATTAATACCGAATGTGCGATGCAAAACTTCGCTCATCAATCTGCTTACACCGCTGGTAAGCGTGGAATGGATGGCGTATACCGCGTGCTTGCCAAGGAGGTTGGCGAGTATCAGATTACCGTAAACCAGGTTGCACCTGGATGGACAATTAGTGAACGTGATCGCTCCAGTGAGCCTGGGCACGATGAGGCATACACTCGTACCGTACCGCTGAAGCGCAGGGGTGAAGACCAGGAAATCGCCAATGCGGTCGCTTTTCTTGCTTCGGATCTGTCCTCATTTATCACTGGTGCCTATATCCCGGTAAGTGGTGGAAATGTGATGCCTGCCATCTAG